A genomic region of Caulobacter vibrioides contains the following coding sequences:
- a CDS encoding exopolysaccharide biosynthesis protein has translation MMTEKSLADVIEGFGEDASPTLTVGQMLAAFDSRAFGAMLLVFGLLNTLPLPPGSSTILSLPILFLAPQIAMGADTPWLPRGLVDKPLKRDDLRGLFRRLGSIVRKMELITRPRLRPLFAPLGERAIGVVCTLLALVLVLPIPLGNLAPGATVAVLALALLQRDGILALLGYLMAVGSGALLFVSAHVVVLAARKLLGVFSGLF, from the coding sequence TTGATGACCGAGAAGAGTCTGGCCGATGTGATCGAGGGCTTCGGCGAGGACGCCAGCCCCACCCTGACCGTCGGACAAATGCTGGCCGCGTTCGACAGCCGCGCCTTTGGCGCGATGCTGCTGGTCTTTGGTCTTTTGAACACCCTGCCGCTTCCGCCAGGGTCGTCGACCATCCTGTCGTTGCCGATCCTGTTCCTGGCCCCGCAGATCGCCATGGGGGCCGACACGCCCTGGCTGCCCCGCGGTCTTGTGGACAAGCCGTTGAAGCGCGACGACCTGCGCGGCCTCTTTCGCCGGTTGGGGTCGATCGTCCGCAAGATGGAGCTGATCACCCGTCCCAGGCTGCGGCCTTTGTTCGCACCCTTGGGCGAAAGAGCGATCGGCGTGGTCTGCACCCTGCTGGCTCTGGTGCTGGTCCTGCCCATCCCGCTGGGCAACCTGGCGCCGGGCGCGACAGTGGCTGTGCTGGCTCTGGCCCTGCTCCAGCGGGACGGAATCCTGGCCCTGCTGGGCTATCTGATGGCGGTGGGGAGCGGGGCGCTTCTCTTTGTCAGCGCCCACGTCGTTGTGCTCGCGGCGCGCAAGCTTCTGGGTGTGTTTTCGGGGCTCTTTTGA
- the rpoN gene encoding RNA polymerase factor sigma-54, with product MALSHRLELRQGQGLVITPQLQQAIKLLQLSNIELDAFVDAELERNPLLQRDEGDHEPTGEVEAERDASLTQVDAVADTTAGREMDTPSDDVSPGERATGDGAEAEHAGGQIDWSRAGGGGSFESDEGYERALTDTPTLAAHLRAQLVQAALSPARNAIAEILIDAVDEGGYLRLDVVELADRLGCALEVVEDTLTILQGFEPVGVFARDVRECLALQLKDLNRYDPAMAAMLDHLELLAKRDMAGLRRICGVDEEDLRDMIAEIRSLNPRPGAAYHSEPAETLVPDVMVREGLGGMWHVELNTDTLPRVLVDQRYHARVSKGARSDQEKTFVADCMASANWLVKSLDQRAKTILKVASEIVRQQDGFLAFGVEHLRPLNLKTVADAIGMHESTVSRVTSNKYIATPRGVFELKFFFTSAIQSSEGGEAHSAASVRHKIKGLVDAEKCEADVHSDDRIVEILKAAGVDIARRTVAKYREAMRIPSSVERRRLMKEAV from the coding sequence TTGGCGCTCAGCCACCGACTAGAGCTCCGGCAAGGCCAGGGCCTCGTCATCACCCCGCAACTGCAGCAGGCCATCAAGCTGCTGCAGCTGTCGAACATCGAGCTCGACGCCTTCGTCGATGCCGAGCTGGAGCGCAATCCGCTCCTGCAACGCGATGAGGGCGATCACGAGCCGACGGGCGAGGTCGAGGCCGAGCGCGACGCGAGCTTGACCCAGGTCGACGCCGTGGCCGACACCACGGCCGGGCGCGAGATGGACACGCCTTCCGACGATGTCTCGCCCGGCGAGCGCGCCACCGGCGATGGGGCCGAAGCCGAGCATGCCGGCGGCCAGATCGATTGGTCGCGCGCGGGCGGCGGCGGCTCGTTCGAGAGCGACGAGGGCTATGAGCGCGCCCTCACCGACACGCCGACCCTGGCCGCCCACCTGCGCGCCCAACTGGTCCAGGCCGCGCTGTCGCCGGCCCGCAACGCCATCGCCGAGATCCTGATCGACGCCGTCGACGAGGGCGGCTATCTGCGCCTGGACGTCGTCGAGCTGGCCGATCGCCTAGGCTGCGCGCTGGAGGTGGTCGAGGACACCCTGACTATCCTGCAGGGCTTCGAGCCGGTCGGCGTCTTCGCCCGTGACGTGCGCGAGTGCCTGGCGCTGCAGCTCAAGGACCTGAACCGCTACGACCCGGCCATGGCCGCGATGCTCGATCACCTGGAGCTTCTGGCCAAGCGGGACATGGCGGGCCTGCGCCGGATCTGCGGCGTCGATGAGGAAGATCTGCGCGATATGATCGCCGAGATCCGGTCGCTGAACCCGCGTCCGGGCGCGGCCTATCACAGCGAGCCGGCCGAGACCCTGGTGCCCGACGTCATGGTCCGCGAGGGTCTTGGCGGCATGTGGCACGTGGAATTGAACACCGACACCCTGCCGCGGGTGCTGGTCGACCAGCGCTATCACGCGCGCGTCTCCAAGGGCGCGCGCAGCGATCAGGAAAAGACCTTCGTCGCCGACTGCATGGCCTCAGCCAACTGGCTGGTTAAGAGCCTGGACCAGCGCGCCAAGACCATCCTGAAGGTCGCCAGCGAGATCGTGCGTCAGCAGGACGGTTTCCTCGCGTTCGGCGTCGAGCACCTGCGTCCGCTGAACCTAAAGACCGTCGCCGACGCCATCGGCATGCACGAGAGCACCGTCAGCCGCGTGACCTCGAACAAGTACATCGCCACCCCGCGCGGGGTGTTCGAGCTGAAGTTCTTCTTCACCTCGGCCATCCAGTCGTCGGAAGGCGGCGAGGCCCACTCGGCCGCCAGCGTTCGTCACAAGATCAAGGGCCTGGTCGACGCCGAGAAGTGCGAGGCCGATGTCCACTCCGATGATCGCATCGTGGAAATTCTCAAGGCGGCTGGGGTCGACATCGCCCGCCGGACCGTGGCCAAGTATCGTGAGGCCATGCGGATCCCCTCGTCGGTGGAACGCCGCCGCCTGATGAAGGAAGCGGTCTAG
- the hpf gene encoding ribosome hibernation-promoting factor, HPF/YfiA family, with amino-acid sequence MQVQVSGKHVDVGEALRARVSDEIAQSIGKYFDRGGAAEVVVSKDGYAFRVDCSVKLASGQQLISHGSGGDAHAAFDAALAKIDTRIRRYKRRLKSHSAAATAKKVENAAMFVLRAPEGDDGDEDWDVEIDHPTGAPAAMVIAETQAAMKTMTVSMAVMELDLTAYPAIVFRNAAHGGISVVYRRPDGNIGWIDPERTKSNGHGSTAS; translated from the coding sequence ATGCAAGTCCAAGTCTCCGGCAAGCATGTCGACGTTGGTGAGGCTCTGCGAGCGCGAGTCTCCGACGAAATCGCTCAAAGCATCGGCAAATACTTCGATCGCGGCGGAGCCGCCGAGGTCGTGGTCAGCAAGGACGGCTACGCCTTCCGTGTCGATTGCTCGGTCAAGCTGGCTTCGGGCCAGCAGCTCATCAGCCACGGGTCGGGAGGTGACGCGCATGCGGCCTTCGACGCGGCCCTGGCCAAGATCGATACGCGGATCAGGCGGTACAAGAGGCGGCTGAAGAGCCACTCTGCGGCCGCAACGGCCAAGAAGGTCGAGAACGCCGCCATGTTCGTTCTCCGGGCTCCGGAAGGCGACGATGGCGACGAAGACTGGGATGTGGAAATCGACCACCCGACGGGCGCGCCCGCGGCAATGGTCATTGCGGAAACCCAGGCCGCGATGAAGACAATGACCGTTTCCATGGCTGTCATGGAACTGGACTTGACCGCATACCCGGCAATCGTGTTTAGGAACGCCGCCCACGGGGGCATCTCCGTGGTGTATCGGCGTCCAGACGGGAATATCGGCTGGATCGACCCCGAACGCACGAAGTCGAACGGACACGGGTCAACCGCGAGCTAA